The Prosthecobacter dejongeii genome contains a region encoding:
- a CDS encoding transglycosylase domain-containing protein, producing MFGKDLEPKPQTNWRGESGLKLPFYRRVWFSALMALIILASVAVLGIYAVVVAPLREKAEQYDLEEIRKLEAASIIYDRNGEELSRIYVLNRTPVPIKEVPQDFINALTAQEDSRFFQHDGVDYIGLVRAVYLNFKAGEVTQGASTITQQLARQTFGLMEKSYKRKIMEAFVAQRIERKFTKSEILELYLNRIFFGKNFYGIQAAAQGYFGKDAKDLAIEECATIAGLIKSPNNIEPIRHPERAIKERNYVLERMVIEGSLQRDEAERLKLKPMVTTPQSSDPRLSYVFDEVRQEVVSLVGEERASIGGFQIYTSIDKDLQKAAETAMKKRLAEVEARNGYAHQTYTQFRGILGEWFKKKNQGTLSQDEKRPMPEYLQGAAIVMDNSDGSILAMVGGRDFIDSQYNRATDGVRPVGTAFTPFVYAAAFSKPGYFPMTPLADEPLDNRRVMIGGLTGILGEWGMEVDDPKWSRNPISAREALVGSHNSATVRLGERVALEGGRIRQDFRDFTKRAGISTELREFPSTFLGATESKLDEMCLAYSCFPTLGKRPAKQHLIQRITDFRGKTVFQLDEKTLQPVRAMDEIAAYQTHTCLSEALHRGTGSPSIEYGLGDFPAGGKTGTHYESKDLWFLGYTSAVTCGVWVGFDKQKTIYPGAFSNKIVLPIWTDIINASTKGRAPQDINPPESAERIEICRVSGLRATDFCYDKVKGPDGVERSVRSTYSEYLRPGTSFNTTCPVHTGEGLPADLQAFHQAITQTADSALLAQAGKFANIEAVHLQDPIILGADPYNAEKPILRARPVNDDGTPILRAVPVGVDEGDADEQPVIKLKPPPAMKIEL from the coding sequence ATGTTCGGCAAAGATTTGGAACCTAAACCCCAGACGAACTGGCGCGGCGAGTCCGGCCTGAAACTCCCTTTCTACCGGCGTGTCTGGTTCAGTGCCCTCATGGCGCTCATCATTCTCGCCAGTGTCGCAGTGCTGGGCATCTATGCCGTCGTCGTGGCCCCTCTCCGTGAAAAGGCAGAGCAGTATGACCTGGAAGAGATCCGCAAGCTGGAAGCTGCCAGCATCATCTATGACCGCAATGGCGAGGAACTCTCCCGCATCTACGTGCTAAACCGCACTCCCGTACCGATCAAGGAAGTGCCCCAAGATTTCATCAATGCACTGACGGCCCAGGAAGACAGCCGCTTCTTCCAGCATGATGGGGTGGACTACATCGGTCTTGTGCGTGCCGTTTACCTCAACTTCAAAGCCGGGGAAGTCACCCAAGGTGCCAGCACCATCACCCAGCAGCTCGCCCGCCAGACCTTTGGCCTGATGGAAAAGAGCTACAAACGCAAGATCATGGAAGCCTTTGTGGCTCAGCGCATTGAGCGCAAGTTCACCAAGAGCGAGATCCTGGAACTGTATCTGAACCGCATCTTCTTCGGCAAAAACTTCTATGGCATCCAGGCTGCTGCCCAGGGCTACTTTGGCAAAGACGCCAAGGACCTCGCCATCGAAGAATGCGCCACCATCGCCGGCCTGATCAAAAGCCCCAATAACATCGAGCCCATCCGCCATCCTGAACGTGCCATCAAAGAGCGCAATTACGTCCTAGAGCGCATGGTCATCGAAGGCAGCCTGCAACGCGACGAGGCCGAACGCCTGAAGCTGAAGCCCATGGTCACCACACCCCAGAGCAGTGATCCCAGGCTAAGCTACGTGTTTGACGAAGTACGGCAGGAAGTCGTCTCTCTGGTCGGTGAAGAGCGCGCCTCCATCGGCGGATTCCAGATCTACACCAGCATTGACAAAGACCTGCAAAAGGCGGCGGAAACCGCCATGAAAAAACGCCTCGCTGAAGTGGAAGCGCGCAACGGTTATGCTCACCAGACTTACACCCAGTTCCGCGGCATCCTGGGCGAGTGGTTCAAGAAAAAAAATCAGGGCACCCTGAGCCAAGACGAGAAACGTCCCATGCCCGAATACCTCCAGGGCGCCGCCATCGTCATGGATAACAGCGATGGTTCCATCCTGGCCATGGTGGGGGGCCGTGACTTCATTGACAGCCAATACAACCGCGCTACCGACGGCGTCCGCCCCGTGGGCACAGCCTTCACCCCTTTTGTTTACGCCGCCGCTTTTTCAAAGCCAGGTTACTTTCCCATGACCCCACTGGCGGATGAGCCCCTGGACAATCGCCGCGTGATGATCGGCGGCCTGACAGGGATTCTGGGTGAGTGGGGCATGGAAGTGGATGATCCCAAATGGTCCCGCAACCCCATCAGCGCTCGCGAGGCCCTGGTCGGTTCCCACAACTCTGCCACCGTCCGCCTGGGCGAACGAGTGGCCCTCGAGGGTGGCCGCATCCGCCAGGACTTCCGCGACTTCACCAAACGCGCCGGCATCAGTACCGAGCTGCGCGAGTTCCCCTCCACCTTCCTCGGGGCCACTGAATCCAAGCTGGATGAAATGTGCCTGGCCTACTCCTGCTTCCCCACCCTGGGCAAGCGCCCGGCCAAGCAGCACCTGATCCAGCGCATCACGGACTTCCGGGGCAAAACGGTCTTCCAGCTCGACGAAAAAACCCTGCAACCCGTTCGTGCCATGGACGAGATCGCCGCTTACCAGACGCATACCTGCCTCTCCGAGGCCCTGCACCGGGGTACGGGTTCGCCCTCCATCGAATATGGACTGGGAGACTTCCCGGCAGGTGGTAAAACAGGAACGCATTATGAGTCGAAGGATCTCTGGTTCCTCGGTTACACCTCCGCCGTCACCTGCGGTGTCTGGGTGGGTTTTGACAAGCAGAAGACTATCTACCCAGGAGCCTTCTCCAACAAGATCGTGCTGCCCATTTGGACAGACATCATCAATGCCTCCACGAAAGGCCGCGCCCCCCAGGACATCAATCCACCCGAGTCTGCTGAGCGCATCGAGATCTGCCGCGTCAGTGGCCTACGGGCGACCGACTTCTGCTATGACAAGGTCAAGGGTCCAGATGGGGTGGAGCGCTCCGTCCGCAGCACTTACTCCGAGTATCTGCGCCCCGGCACCAGCTTTAACACCACCTGCCCCGTCCACACAGGGGAGGGCTTGCCAGCCGACTTGCAGGCCTTTCACCAGGCCATCACCCAGACGGCTGACTCTGCCCTGCTCGCGCAGGCGGGTAAGTTTGCCAACATCGAGGCCGTCCACCTCCAAGACCCCATCATCCTCGGGGCCGATCCTTACAACGCGGAGAAGCCCATCCTGCGGGCCCGTCCAGTCAATGACGATGGCACCCCCATCCTGCGCGCCGTCCCCGTGGGCGTGGATGAGGGAGATGCCGATGAACAGCCCGTCATCAAACTGAAGCCGCCACCGGCCATGAAAATCGAGCTGTGA
- a CDS encoding CocE/NonD family hydrolase, with the protein MLSCPALPRLLFTLCLLTSSLLAEEPVVKTNVQVAMRDGVKLATDLYLPAEGGVEKPGRYPVILTRLPYNKDGAKKLGLYYAQHGYVFVAQDCRGRYGSEGTWHWMTDDGRDGVDCAKWIGQQPWSNGKIGMIGTSYVGGTQHAMAMEGAPELATVIPVDAVSNCGVQSMRNAGAFEMRFWNWIILNAAKGSVASQDPATAAVLKEMVDHRHDYLKLLPLRPGMTPLKLAPEYESWLVDAMRHGANDEFWAQNNILENAAKYKDIPVYLVGGWYDSWAGNTTANFAALTRTLKSPVYMIMGPWIHGAQAKSSHGQVDFGPEAAIADELAWRKEWYDHVLKGMDNTVGKAAPFTTQVRLFVMGTGDGHKTPEGLLYHGGQWRDETAWPPARARLTNYHLTTGGHLQTERPTQARASTSYVFDPQNPVPTIGGNISSGDGIMLQGAWDQKGGSHVWNWLKPLPLSARNDVLVFQTEPLTQDVEVTGEIELKLWVSSSAVDTDFTAKLVDVYPASADWPGGFDLNITDGILRARFRDSLKQEKLMTPGQIYPITLRLYPTSNVFKKGHRIRVDISSSNFPRFDINPNTGEPLNENRRTQSAVNSIHHDAEHPSYLALPLIPR; encoded by the coding sequence ATGCTTTCGTGCCCTGCCCTGCCCCGTCTTCTCTTCACCCTATGCCTGCTCACCTCCTCCCTTTTAGCTGAGGAGCCCGTAGTGAAAACGAATGTCCAGGTGGCCATGCGCGATGGCGTCAAACTGGCCACCGATCTCTACCTGCCTGCCGAGGGCGGTGTGGAAAAGCCAGGCCGTTATCCGGTCATCCTCACACGCCTGCCCTACAACAAGGATGGGGCGAAAAAGCTGGGTCTATACTATGCCCAGCACGGCTACGTTTTTGTCGCTCAGGACTGCCGTGGCCGCTACGGCAGCGAGGGCACCTGGCACTGGATGACGGACGATGGGCGCGATGGCGTGGACTGCGCGAAATGGATCGGCCAGCAGCCCTGGAGCAATGGCAAAATCGGCATGATCGGCACCTCCTACGTCGGCGGCACCCAGCACGCGATGGCCATGGAGGGCGCGCCTGAGCTGGCCACCGTCATTCCCGTGGATGCCGTGTCCAACTGCGGAGTGCAGTCCATGCGCAACGCGGGTGCCTTTGAGATGCGTTTCTGGAACTGGATCATCCTCAATGCCGCCAAAGGCAGCGTCGCCTCACAAGATCCCGCCACAGCGGCGGTGCTGAAGGAGATGGTGGACCACCGCCATGACTACCTCAAACTGCTGCCCCTGCGCCCCGGCATGACGCCGCTGAAGCTAGCCCCCGAATATGAAAGCTGGCTGGTGGACGCCATGCGCCATGGGGCCAATGACGAGTTCTGGGCCCAGAACAACATCCTGGAAAACGCCGCCAAGTACAAAGACATCCCCGTGTATCTCGTCGGTGGTTGGTATGACTCCTGGGCTGGCAACACCACTGCGAATTTCGCCGCTCTCACCCGCACGCTCAAGAGCCCCGTGTATATGATCATGGGCCCGTGGATCCATGGGGCCCAGGCCAAGTCCAGCCATGGTCAGGTGGACTTTGGGCCCGAAGCCGCCATCGCCGATGAACTGGCTTGGCGAAAGGAATGGTATGACCACGTCCTCAAGGGCATGGATAACACCGTGGGCAAAGCCGCCCCCTTCACCACCCAGGTGCGCCTCTTTGTCATGGGCACTGGCGATGGCCATAAAACCCCCGAAGGCCTGCTTTACCACGGTGGGCAGTGGCGGGATGAAACCGCATGGCCACCTGCCCGCGCACGCCTAACCAACTATCACCTCACCACCGGTGGGCACCTGCAGACCGAGAGACCCACCCAGGCCCGAGCCAGCACCAGCTACGTCTTCGATCCGCAAAACCCCGTGCCCACGATCGGCGGGAATATCTCCAGCGGCGACGGCATCATGCTCCAGGGGGCCTGGGATCAAAAAGGCGGTTCGCATGTATGGAACTGGCTGAAGCCCCTGCCCCTCTCCGCCCGCAATGACGTGCTGGTTTTTCAAACCGAACCCCTCACGCAGGATGTGGAAGTCACCGGGGAAATCGAACTGAAGCTCTGGGTCTCCTCCTCGGCTGTGGATACCGACTTCACCGCCAAACTGGTGGACGTTTACCCTGCCAGTGCCGACTGGCCCGGTGGATTTGACCTCAATATCACAGACGGCATTCTGCGCGCTCGCTTCCGCGACAGCCTGAAACAGGAGAAACTCATGACCCCCGGTCAGATCTACCCCATCACTCTCCGTCTCTACCCCACCAGCAACGTTTTCAAAAAGGGCCATCGCATCCGCGTGGACATCAGCAGCAGCAATTTCCCCCGCTTCGATATCAACCCCAACACGGGTGAACCCCTGAACGAAAATCGGCGCACTCAATCCGCCGTGAATTCCATTCACCACGATGCGGAACATCCTTCGTATCTAGCTCTGCCCTTGATCCCACGCTGA
- a CDS encoding metallophosphoesterase family protein: MTLLRALASLSLFTSGLQAGSIERIWLSHPSNQPNQMVINWETQAPGDSVVEFGPTSALGQKVILEDKVTLHHVKIPLDFKEGLCHYRVRSGDDVSRVATFKNYSKDTLRVIIVADWGYSKVTDFSAVLRDDPHLLLSAGDNVASLHEKGREGTRAFSALIDQQPALFRSLPFLPILGNHDREITPRGPKPPAHAVYDIEASAYREFFALPGDEWKWHFDLPDFDLRFIALDLNHIQDFGTTWQTCHPYDASSAQFLEYRDLMAQTKAGFVFTLMNEKQTAVQGLTKGLWHEEFVKGSALVTGFGYFADRAELKGGLPYFNTCLKGDGSPYKDPQSKFFAQQDNYLLLTFQRGEPTMQVQFKNMQGEVLDTTVIPKRKL, translated from the coding sequence ATGACTCTTCTCCGCGCCCTTGCCTCCCTCAGCCTTTTCACCTCCGGCCTGCAGGCCGGGTCCATCGAGCGCATCTGGCTCAGTCATCCGTCAAATCAGCCTAACCAAATGGTCATCAACTGGGAAACGCAGGCCCCAGGAGACTCCGTGGTCGAGTTTGGTCCCACCTCCGCTCTCGGCCAAAAGGTGATCCTTGAGGACAAGGTGACCTTGCATCACGTCAAGATTCCCCTCGATTTCAAAGAGGGCCTCTGCCATTACCGCGTTCGCAGCGGAGATGACGTCTCCAGAGTCGCCACTTTCAAAAACTACTCGAAGGACACCCTCCGTGTCATCATCGTGGCAGACTGGGGTTATTCCAAAGTCACAGACTTCAGTGCCGTGCTCAGAGATGACCCGCATTTGCTTTTAAGTGCTGGCGACAACGTGGCCAGCCTGCATGAAAAAGGCCGCGAAGGCACCCGCGCCTTCAGCGCTTTGATAGATCAACAGCCCGCCCTCTTTCGCTCCCTACCTTTCCTCCCTATCCTCGGCAATCACGACCGCGAGATCACCCCTCGTGGCCCCAAGCCACCCGCCCATGCCGTCTATGACATCGAGGCCAGCGCTTACCGCGAGTTCTTCGCGCTGCCCGGTGATGAGTGGAAGTGGCACTTTGACCTGCCCGATTTTGACCTCCGTTTCATCGCCCTAGACCTCAACCACATCCAGGACTTCGGCACGACCTGGCAGACCTGCCACCCGTATGATGCCAGCTCCGCCCAGTTCCTTGAGTACCGGGATCTCATGGCGCAAACCAAGGCGGGTTTTGTTTTCACCCTCATGAATGAAAAACAGACTGCCGTGCAGGGACTGACGAAGGGCCTGTGGCATGAGGAATTCGTTAAAGGCAGTGCCCTTGTCACAGGTTTTGGTTACTTCGCAGATCGCGCTGAACTCAAGGGTGGCCTGCCCTACTTCAACACCTGCCTGAAAGGCGATGGCAGCCCGTACAAAGACCCTCAATCCAAGTTCTTTGCCCAGCAGGACAATTACCTCCTGCTCACCTTTCAGCGTGGAGAACCGACCATGCAGGTGCAGTTCAAAAACATGCAAGGAGAGGTGCTGGACACGACCGTGATTCCGAAGCGCAAACTTTGA
- the dnaE gene encoding DNA polymerase III subunit alpha — MADSFVHLHLHSEYSLLDGAVRIDDLVSRTKELEMPAVAVTDHGNLYGAIDFYMAAKKAKVKPILGCEVYLAPGSMHEKKEVQGRKSASHLTLLASSNEGYENLSRIVTEAHLFGKFGDTPRMDKALLRQYSKGIIALSGCLNGEINQLLLTDRKDEAEKSLIEFRDIFGPENFYLELTDHGMEQQRTAARQLIQWGKQYDLKTVATNDVHFMNREDHESHDILICVGSGANVHDVNRVTYSPEVYFKTAQEMRALFRENPEACDATLEIAERCHLDIRLDSTSIDRYPQYPMQGVEGNWPDRVAYLRHLCEEGLIRRYGRDRALNDEALRKRLDYELALLAEKNFTSYFLIVWDFINWAREHGIPVGPGRGSAAGSVVAFVLGITDIDPLRFELVFERFLNPERVSPPDIDIDFCQTRRGEVIQYVREKYGDLSVSHIITFGTMGAKSVVRDVGRVLGWSYGDADRLSKMIPTELNITLAGEDKKDKATGKMIHIDGAIDKNPELKAYIENDSNAQELWKHATFLEGITRGTGIHAAGVVIGDRPLYDFIALTRGNEEEIVSQFAMKPLTELGMLKMDFLGLKTLTVIQEAEQWVQKRVPGFNTSDAPLDDVKTFEMLQRGETVAVFQMESGGMINTCKQLGPDKIEEIIAILALYRPGPMQFIPDYIQRKKGLEEVEYPHPLLEKIAKETYGILVYQEQVQQAANLLAGFTLGQADLLRRAMGKKDLAEMARQRIAFVEGCKKTNDIGDKQANAVFDLLEKFAQYGFNKSHSAAYGIVTYRTAYLKANYPVEFMTGVLSLEVSNTDKIANFVSESLRMGMAILPPDINRSLLKFSPERTKDADPNIEGPNAIRFGLSAVKNVGEGAMAAAIEEREKNGPFKSLEDFAARMDTRAVNKKLLEALVKSGAFDFTKEHRASLFAKLEQVLASAASAQRDKKAGQGGLFDDFAMAPPKKAAAQVPITPWTMDETLAFEKELLGFYVSGHPLDSYRGNFESSKLTKIIALEEVDTSAKPQTVFIAGIVNSLDVKYSKKDNRPFATFTFEDFTGQIEMMVWSDEYEKFKEFLKVGAVLGLRCRCMKDQRTEGNRLTLGDAKPLSPKKARVANAGEAGVEAPVKPPPPPAPPKPLLLRLDCRRHSQIDLDRIHEVLTQFPGELPVLFEFNNSSTGNKVRLQAGDEYRVTQTKDLVQQLMIWL, encoded by the coding sequence ATGGCAGATTCCTTTGTCCACCTTCATCTCCACTCTGAATACTCTCTCCTCGATGGCGCGGTCCGCATAGATGACCTCGTCTCCCGCACGAAAGAGCTGGAGATGCCTGCGGTGGCCGTGACGGACCATGGCAACCTCTACGGGGCCATTGATTTCTACATGGCGGCCAAAAAGGCCAAGGTGAAACCCATCCTGGGCTGCGAGGTCTATCTAGCCCCCGGCTCCATGCATGAGAAGAAGGAGGTGCAGGGCCGAAAAAGTGCCTCCCACCTCACCTTACTCGCCTCAAGCAACGAAGGTTATGAAAACCTCTCCCGCATCGTCACCGAGGCGCATCTCTTCGGTAAATTCGGCGATACGCCGCGCATGGATAAAGCCCTGCTGCGACAATACAGCAAAGGCATCATCGCCCTCAGCGGCTGCCTCAATGGCGAGATCAACCAACTCCTGCTGACGGACCGCAAAGACGAGGCCGAAAAAAGCCTGATCGAATTCCGCGACATCTTCGGCCCAGAGAATTTCTACTTGGAACTCACGGATCATGGAATGGAGCAGCAGCGCACTGCCGCCCGCCAACTCATCCAGTGGGGCAAGCAGTACGACCTGAAGACGGTGGCCACCAACGACGTGCATTTCATGAATCGCGAAGATCATGAAAGCCACGACATCCTCATCTGTGTCGGGTCTGGGGCTAACGTGCACGACGTCAACCGCGTCACCTATTCTCCCGAGGTGTACTTCAAAACCGCCCAGGAAATGCGCGCGCTTTTCCGCGAGAATCCGGAGGCCTGCGATGCCACCTTGGAGATCGCCGAACGCTGCCATCTGGACATCCGCCTGGACTCCACCAGCATTGACCGTTACCCCCAATATCCCATGCAAGGGGTGGAGGGAAACTGGCCCGACCGCGTCGCCTACCTGCGTCACCTTTGCGAAGAAGGCCTCATTCGTCGTTACGGGCGTGACCGCGCGCTCAATGATGAAGCCCTGCGCAAACGTCTCGATTACGAACTTGCCCTGCTCGCAGAAAAGAACTTCACCAGTTACTTCCTCATCGTGTGGGACTTCATCAACTGGGCCCGTGAACACGGCATTCCCGTGGGTCCAGGGCGTGGTTCGGCTGCAGGTTCCGTCGTCGCTTTCGTGCTCGGCATCACGGACATTGATCCGCTGCGCTTTGAACTGGTGTTTGAGCGATTCCTCAACCCGGAACGCGTCAGCCCGCCCGATATCGACATCGACTTTTGCCAGACCCGTCGTGGTGAGGTCATTCAGTATGTGCGTGAAAAGTATGGCGACCTCAGCGTCAGCCACATCATCACCTTTGGTACCATGGGTGCGAAGTCCGTGGTGCGCGATGTCGGCCGTGTGCTCGGCTGGAGCTATGGCGATGCAGACCGCCTTTCCAAGATGATCCCCACGGAGCTGAACATCACGCTCGCGGGTGAGGACAAGAAGGATAAAGCCACGGGGAAAATGATCCACATTGATGGAGCCATTGACAAAAATCCGGAGCTCAAGGCCTACATCGAAAACGATAGCAACGCCCAAGAGCTGTGGAAGCACGCCACCTTCCTGGAAGGCATCACCCGTGGCACGGGCATCCACGCGGCAGGCGTCGTTATCGGAGATCGGCCCCTTTACGATTTCATCGCCCTGACTCGCGGCAACGAAGAGGAAATCGTCTCCCAGTTTGCCATGAAGCCGCTCACAGAACTGGGCATGCTCAAGATGGACTTCCTGGGCCTGAAAACGCTGACGGTCATCCAGGAGGCGGAGCAGTGGGTGCAAAAACGCGTGCCCGGCTTCAACACCTCCGACGCACCGTTGGATGATGTGAAGACCTTCGAGATGCTGCAACGGGGCGAAACAGTCGCCGTGTTCCAGATGGAATCTGGCGGGATGATCAATACCTGCAAACAGCTCGGTCCGGACAAGATCGAGGAGATCATCGCTATCTTGGCCCTCTACCGTCCGGGGCCCATGCAGTTCATTCCCGACTACATTCAGCGTAAAAAGGGACTGGAAGAAGTGGAGTACCCACACCCGCTGCTGGAGAAGATCGCCAAGGAAACTTACGGGATTTTGGTTTACCAGGAGCAGGTGCAGCAGGCCGCCAACTTGCTGGCTGGCTTCACCCTCGGTCAGGCCGACTTGCTGCGCCGAGCCATGGGTAAGAAGGACCTGGCCGAGATGGCTCGGCAACGTATCGCCTTCGTCGAAGGCTGTAAAAAGACCAACGACATCGGCGACAAACAGGCCAACGCGGTCTTCGACTTGCTCGAAAAATTCGCCCAGTATGGTTTCAACAAATCGCACTCCGCCGCCTACGGGATCGTGACCTATCGCACGGCCTACTTGAAGGCCAATTACCCCGTCGAGTTCATGACGGGCGTGCTCAGCCTGGAAGTCAGCAACACGGACAAGATCGCCAACTTCGTCAGCGAATCCCTGCGCATGGGCATGGCCATTTTGCCGCCCGATATCAATCGCTCACTCCTCAAGTTTTCGCCTGAGCGCACCAAGGACGCCGACCCCAACATTGAGGGGCCCAATGCCATTCGCTTCGGCCTCAGCGCGGTGAAAAACGTCGGTGAAGGGGCCATGGCTGCCGCCATCGAAGAGCGCGAGAAAAACGGTCCCTTCAAAAGCCTCGAAGACTTTGCTGCGCGCATGGACACCCGTGCCGTGAACAAGAAGTTGCTCGAAGCCTTGGTGAAGTCGGGCGCCTTTGATTTCACCAAAGAACACCGGGCCTCCCTCTTTGCGAAGTTGGAGCAGGTGCTCGCCTCCGCCGCCTCCGCGCAAAGGGACAAAAAAGCCGGCCAAGGTGGCCTCTTTGATGACTTTGCCATGGCCCCGCCTAAAAAGGCCGCCGCCCAGGTGCCGATCACACCCTGGACGATGGATGAGACCCTGGCCTTTGAAAAAGAGCTGCTCGGATTCTACGTCAGCGGCCACCCTCTGGACAGCTACCGTGGCAACTTCGAATCCAGCAAACTCACGAAGATCATCGCCCTGGAAGAAGTGGACACCAGCGCCAAACCGCAGACGGTTTTCATCGCCGGGATCGTCAACAGCCTGGACGTCAAATACTCGAAAAAGGACAACCGCCCCTTCGCCACCTTCACCTTCGAAGACTTCACGGGTCAGATCGAGATGATGGTCTGGAGTGACGAGTATGAGAAGTTCAAAGAATTCCTCAAAGTCGGTGCCGTACTGGGCCTGCGCTGCCGCTGCATGAAGGACCAGCGTACGGAGGGCAACCGCCTCACCCTCGGCGATGCCAAGCCCCTCTCCCCTAAAAAAGCCCGCGTGGCCAATGCCGGTGAAGCTGGGGTGGAAGCCCCCGTCAAGCCCCCACCGCCCCCGGCCCCGCCCAAACCCCTGCTGCTGCGCCTGGACTGCCGCCGCCACAGCCAGATTGACCTCGACCGGATCCACGAAGTCCTCACCCAGTTCCCTGGCGAGCTACCCGTCCTCTTTGAGTTCAACAACAGCAGCACCGGCAACAAAGTCCGCCTCCAAGCCGGCGACGAATACCGCGTCACCCAGACCAAGGACCTCGTGCAGCAGCTCATGATCTGGCTGTAG
- the pyk gene encoding pyruvate kinase, with product MPHMRKTKILCTLGPATESAEVILNLMEKGADIFRLNMSHASHDWVRMVYGRIREAAAKGAKEISVLMDLTGPSIRTGDVEQPWQLQVGDWVEFRCKPDLAATVPLSVTVNYPELGKDLKVGDIIMVDGGMIQIKATEISDKRVIGTVLTKGEMKSRRHINLPGVPVRLPPLTQKDYADLDLGCELGVDYFALSFAREPAHIQHLQLLLEQKGSKARVIAKIENQQALQNIDTLVEASGGIMVARGDLGSECPIEDLPLIQRHIVERCSYHGRKVIVATQMLESMIENPVPTRAEVTDIFNAVIEQVDCVMLSGETSVGRYPEKCVEVLDTVIRRIEQKYPSGRFASDAPLKTNKHKTVKAAILLANSIPNSKLLVFTLRGVMAHLLAHQRPEFASIFAFTPHLHVSRTLVTARGVQPFVLAFEEGNPEKAIRDAIEMLRKHGYVKVGDPLVILSDALYDGINVDAILLRDA from the coding sequence ATGCCGCACATGCGTAAAACCAAGATCCTTTGCACCCTCGGGCCTGCCACCGAGTCCGCTGAAGTCATCCTTAACCTCATGGAAAAGGGCGCGGATATCTTCCGCCTCAACATGAGCCATGCCTCGCACGACTGGGTGCGCATGGTTTATGGCCGCATCCGCGAAGCTGCGGCCAAAGGGGCCAAAGAAATCTCCGTCCTCATGGACCTCACTGGCCCCAGCATCCGCACCGGGGATGTGGAGCAGCCCTGGCAGCTCCAGGTGGGTGACTGGGTGGAATTCCGCTGCAAGCCCGATTTGGCCGCTACGGTGCCCCTCTCCGTCACTGTCAACTATCCCGAGCTGGGCAAGGACCTCAAGGTGGGAGACATCATCATGGTGGACGGCGGCATGATCCAGATCAAGGCCACCGAAATCAGTGACAAGCGGGTCATCGGCACCGTCCTCACGAAGGGCGAGATGAAATCCCGCCGCCATATCAATCTCCCCGGTGTGCCTGTGCGCCTGCCACCTTTGACTCAAAAGGACTACGCGGATCTGGACCTGGGATGTGAACTCGGGGTGGACTACTTTGCCCTCAGCTTTGCCCGCGAACCCGCCCACATTCAGCACCTGCAACTGCTGCTGGAGCAAAAAGGCAGCAAGGCACGCGTGATCGCCAAGATCGAAAACCAGCAGGCCCTGCAAAACATAGATACCCTGGTGGAGGCCAGCGGCGGCATCATGGTGGCCCGTGGCGATCTCGGCAGCGAATGCCCCATCGAAGACCTGCCGCTGATCCAGCGCCACATCGTGGAGCGCTGCTCCTACCATGGCCGCAAGGTCATCGTGGCTACGCAGATGCTGGAAAGCATGATCGAAAACCCCGTGCCGACCCGTGCGGAGGTAACAGACATCTTCAATGCCGTTATCGAGCAAGTGGACTGCGTGATGCTGAGCGGGGAGACCAGTGTCGGTCGCTACCCCGAAAAATGCGTGGAGGTGCTGGACACCGTCATCCGCCGCATTGAGCAAAAGTACCCCTCTGGCCGTTTCGCCAGCGATGCACCGCTGAAGACCAATAAGCACAAGACCGTCAAAGCCGCCATCCTGCTGGCCAATAGCATCCCAAATTCCAAACTCCTGGTCTTCACCCTGCGTGGTGTCATGGCCCACCTGCTGGCGCATCAACGCCCGGAGTTCGCCTCCATCTTTGCTTTCACGCCGCACCTCCACGTCAGCCGCACCCTGGTCACCGCACGCGGCGTGCAGCCCTTTGTGCTGGCTTTTGAAGAAGGCAATCCCGAGAAAGCCATCCGCGACGCCATCGAGATGCTGCGGAAGCATGGTTACGTCAAAGTGGGCGACCCGTTAGTCATCCTCAGCGATGCGCTCTATGACGGCATCAATGTGGATGCCATCCTGCTGCGCGATGCGTAG